Genomic window (Drosophila ananassae strain 14024-0371.13 chromosome 3L, ASM1763931v2, whole genome shotgun sequence):
CCAATCGCCATCCATGGGCAGACCTGCTAACCGAACTATTACTGGATTACCTATACCCCACCTTATATTTTATCATCTGATTTGATTTGATCTATTCCACAGTTAATGGGCAAGCGCAGTTTGTCGCGAGTGTATGCTAAGAACTATTATTAGACTGCCAACTATGCCAATACCAccaaaccaaatccaaataCCTATATCTTAACGCGTAGACAGTAACTTCCCACACATCTCTTTCGTCAATGTTAGTTccaatgatttttatttgtatgcAAACCGAGTGATTAACGTCCTAACTAATATCTGCACTGAATTCACGTTGGCAAGAACTAAAACTCTAAACAATTGGTGCTCCTAATGTTTTgtccaaaattttaattatttaattaaaaaaagaagacTGTCTCAAAGGCATTAACTTTATTTGTTGTTCTGGTTCTTAGTTGTTAAAGAAATCGAGAAAAGATTCAAGTCTTGGGTAGAAATCCATTGCCAATTTCTAACAATCCAACTGCAGATATACTTTATTAACCCGCCATCACGTAGTCTTCATTCTGGACTAACCCATTAACACCACTAGGTATCCTGAGTCCGTTCCTGTAGTTCCAAATCGTGACATCGCAGATCCAAATCGCCGCCTCGACCCGCCACGCTCCATCGCCCATGCGACTCCCATTAGCCCACTATCATTACCGTATCCGTATCAGCATTGTCATCGTAGCAATTAAGTGTAGCTAGCTGTAGCTTAAATAACCCACTGGTCGCTCTGTACATCTCATTCAATCCGTATCTCGCCCGTATCTTGTGCGTCTCTTTTCCATATGCCGCTTGGACTGCTCATCTCACACTCGCCGCTCCTCTCTGTGCTTTCTACTTCGATCTGATCTTCCGTGCAGACTAATCCGGCTTATAAGTCTGCCGTCAAATCGGTGAGTGGTTGACCCTTGACTCCCAAGATTCCTGTTCCCCCCAAAACCTTTTTTGTCCAGCTTCTGGAAATAATCCTCCTAATCTGATTACTTTTTCTATCATTTAGGTTAAGGAGGGCTCTCGGGGAATGAAAACCGCGTACAAGGGTCTGAAGACAAAGCTGCGCGAAAACGGGAATCAGTTCGGAGGCACACACTTCCACTTTGGCCTGGGATCACCCAACCACTCGGATCGACCGGACGGTGGCTACGTACGCGGTGGCAAGGCCATAGGAGCCACCCACCATTCGGCGCCCAGTTCGCCGGTGATGAGCAAGCGGCTTGATGGGCTTGGCAGCGGCGTCTCCACGAATGGAAGCACCAGCTCCGGAGGCAGGGACTCGAGAGAGTTCCAGCGACGCGGCCCCGTACCGCTGGCCATGTCTAGCTCGAGCAGTCACATTCAGCCGAACGGCTATGCGTACGGCTCGGTGGCTGGTGCTTCTTACGGTCATCATCTCAGTGCGTCTTCTGCTGTTAGCTCGGCGAGCTCGCTCTGCTCATCGTCGGAGATGAACCTGTCGCAGGAGCTGCAGAACCATCCGCTGTTCAAGACGCCGGCCGTGGACCGCAGTGTAAGTAGCTTGGTGCGGGCGTACGAGAAGCGGTTGCAGGAGCTCCAGTAGCTCCAGTAGCAGTCTCCAGCTCACCTGCTTGCCGCAAGCTAACTCGACCCGTTTATCACTCGATGTTCACTCATCTCGATGTGCTGTCTAGTTATGTTTGTTTTCATGCTCTTCTTGTTTTGTTTCCGTATCTGTGTCGTGTCGTGTGTGTGTCCAACTGAATGTCGCCATCGACCGATCGCCCGTCTCATGTCTCatgcccaccaccaccacaaccaccgCCACACATCATACACTCTGCTCACCGAAACACAACGACATACTCGTATCACACTTGCACCCATCCAACCCATTTCCCACCAACATTGCCATTGGCCCACGCAGCTTAAGCCAAGCTCAGAACACAGGCGGGGAGGAGCACCACCGGCCAGACCGCCGCCGCCACAGGCTGCACCCGCTTCCTACTACAACCACCCGTACTCGCCAAACGCCTCGCATCCTAATGTGGAGACGAAACCGCCGCGACACACATCCACACCCACCCGGCCGCGCCAGGCTCTGCCCACCGCCGATTCCAACAGCTTCGATAGTCCACCGGACATGCAGTCACCACCGATTCCACCGCGGAAACAGTGCAGCTCCAATGCCGTTGtggctgccactgccgctgccaTCAGTGCAGAGATCAGCAAGCTGGAACGTAACTGCTGGCAGGACGAGACCACGGGAAATGGTTCTGTCCGCCACTCCAATGCATCCTCGTCCTCGGCGATGTCGTCCAGCTCGTCGGGAGCCTCGTTTGTGACGGCGGCATCCACATTCTCCCACCTAAATGTCTCCGATCCGCCCGTGCCCACGCCGCGGACCAAGAGAGAGGTACACCTGCACCAGCTGCgaagttaattaattaaagaacCCATCCTGGTTGTGGTCTCCCAGTCGAATGCACACTAACACTCATCCGCAGGCTCTCCATGCTTAATCAGAACCAGTTTTCCCTTAGTGCccagtatatatattcattgAGAATCGGGGGAAActactatatatttttgttttctagtGGGCTATAGATTCATCTTGAATTCTCCATTTCTGGAGTTGTATTTAACTTAGCTTCTTAGATCTTTTATTTTCTACTCACTGTACAGTAGACATGTTACATTATTAGAATAGAAGtctcattattattttacataGTAGCCCTCATGTAACTCCATTTAATTCCACACTCATTTGTAGTCATCACCCGTATTTAGATGCTTGTTTTCGCTAAAAAGTTGTATCTTTCAAGATTATTTAACATTGCAATGCAAAATCCAATAACCAATCGCCTTGAGCTTTCTAACAACCCAACCTTTACCCGCCCACCCcacagcagcaccagcaccagcagcagcaacaacagcaggcACTGGAGGACAGCATGAATGACCTGATATCGCTGGACGATAGCACCAATACCAGCTTCGACCTGGAGGACTTCGATCCCCTGAACCAGAACGCCCGGCCACTACCCCCCCTGGGCAAGGCATTCGGAAAGAAGTCGAGCACGTTGCCCGCTGGCGTCAATAGCAGCATGGTGACCACTGGCACAGCTGGAGGCGGCGGCGGTCTCAATCCATTGTATCCATACTTCGCCCCAAAACATATGGCCACGGTGGCCGCTGTGACAGGACGACCGCCTCCATTGCCCGCAATGGCTCCACCACAGATCCAGATCCAGCGCAACACCATCGCCGGTAAGCCGGACGACGACTTCGAGCTGCTCCGCAAGTACGGACTGGACCAGTTCACGCTGAATGCCTCGGCGACGGAAAAGCAACAGCATCTAACCACCGGCAAGGGCATGACCAACTGGACAACGTTTGATTAGAGGAAATATGATACCAAAATAAGTGTGATCGATAGAATTTTGTTTGTAAATAACTAGGAGATAGGCCACCATTGGCGCAGGAATCAAAAGCGATGACACTAATATAGCCCTTAATTCCCACTCTATCTGTATACCGTAGTCAGTTCGTTTAAGTGTCCCGTGCATCCAAGGATCAAAGTAAAACGCTTCTTTTTGTACATAAATGTTTAGTGGCGAGTTAACAGCATTTGTTTTAGTTGGTCGCTAATCACCCAACCACTGGACTTCCAAATCAAAAGACCCCCGAGAATCTAGAGTAGCGAGAGTTTAAGCCAATTAGCGTAACAAATTATGATTTGAATGATATCAATAAACTACCAATAATTCAAGCTTAAATATAGGTCTTTATTGGCCCTTGTCCTTGTTCTCGGCCATGCAGCTCCGGATGCGGGTGTCCAAGGCTCGGGCGCCCTTGAGGTTCAGCTCTTCGTTCTCCGGCAAGAGCTGGTTGACTCGCTCCACCCAGGCACTGACCCGAGGATACTTTTGTTCATCCACTGGGACTTGGAGCGCCAAGGTCACCAAGGTGGTGTGTATGGAAACATCTGCCACACTGAGTTCATCTCCAACCACAAATTTCCCATTTTTCAAGAAGTTTTCCAAGTCACCGTAGGCATTGTGGCAGAGGGTTATGGATCTCTCATTAAACTCGGATTCTCCGCCGTAGGTATTCCGCGCCACAATGTCCTTCACCACCTGGAAGAGCACTCCGTTCTCGTAGTGCAGACGATGATCGATGTGGGCTCGGGTTTTCAAGTCCTTGGGATAAAGCCGATCGTTTCCGGCGTACTTTCCCACCATGAAGCAGACAATGGCATGGCTGTCCACGTAAACCTCGCCATCAGTGTCCACAAAAACAGGGACCTGGTGCTGAGGAGTTAACTAAAAAGTGTTTGGTATTAATATGGGTTTAAAAGGTGATGTTCAAGATGTTCAAACCTTAACGAACTCCTCGCTCAGGTGCTCTTTTTTGGAGAAATCCACTGGCCTGGAAGAAGATGCCGTAGAAACTTTACTGCAATGGATAACTACTTACTTTAATTCAAGGTCCAATCCAATCAGTTTGGCCGTAAGGAGGCAGGCCCTGGCTGGAGGACTGAAAAGAGCGTAGTACAACGTGGGCTTCGACATTCTTCTGAAGAATTTACACAAAAACTGACGAGATCAAGGCGAACCTGAAGGCGAATGAATGGACGTAGCTAGAGGGGATTAAAAGACATTCCACCAGCAAAACGCCTTTCTCTTTATACACTGAAACCAAACATGAATACCACCACGAAGGGGAAAAATGAACTCACATTCATAATTATTTGTATCTTtcctttattattaaaaatacgtaaacatttataaatattttgttcttcataaaaaataatagtgTTTTGGGAAACGTAATAaccaaaaatgttttttttaaacgattcaaaaatgtaatatttaaGAGAGGAATTTTGTTCTACAAGATTGTCTTTTTTCCGCAACTAGACTGATTTAGAATTTAAAATTGGGGACTTTTTCTTAGCCCCCTAAAAAGATTTGAAACCATGTCCATGTCATGTTGGAAGTTTTGGTGTTGCCACCTAGTCGAAATTAGTGCGGTTAAATTTCCCCGGCCAACAGCTGATGCCCGGGAAATTCAAAAACTATTCAATAATATGATTCCAAATTTATTGTAATTGGAGAGTTTGGGATTATTAAATCtataaaatgatttttatcTTATGAATTACTTTCTAAAAACTACGCGAACAATGAATTTTGGTCGTTGCTCTCTTAACTGACCAAGTCTAATTCTTTGGGATCGCCTACGGATACTGAAGGATCTTATGAGCGGCGGGCGGCTGGCTAGGGCGAATCTAAAAGATCGATTACGGAACTGTCTTTGTCCTTAGCCGCTTCTTTCAATTCGTCCTTATCCTCTGCAAGTAAATTAAAAACTCAACTCAATTAAAAACTGAATGCTAAATTAAAATCGCATataaattaacgtagaaacgAAACAACAACCCCGGttgccaaataaaacaacagCACTTGgttgaaaattgtttaattatatatatagataaaGTACACATCTCCTTGTACATTGATTTCATATTTCTATGTTCAGATATTTAGGATCGAAAATGAGGAGGGTGGTGtttcaaatcaaaattaaaacaattttagTTTCTTTGAATTAGACGTCCTCATCTCCATCATGCTCTTAAAATACTATAGTCCGCGCCACcgggatcgggatcgggatGTTCTTAATAATCTGGGATTGGGATGACTTCTACAAATATTCTTCTCATTTTCTATAGATTCTTTGTTAATGAATAAAACGCAAACAAGTGGGTTTGGTTGGCCAATACAAGTTCAAGTTTAATCATATTTGTCTATGATGTTGTTTTCAGGCAATTGGTCGCAAACTAATCCGCTGTACTATTCGCTTCATGTCCTTAGttacataatttttaaataacttAATAGCTTAGAGGTCGGTGCTGTGCTGTGCTGCACGGCTGGCTGCCGCACtttcttacttttttttttttctttcttctgGCGTAGGATACGAGGCCCAACTTGCATTGGCGGAACTTAATATTAACATCGGGTTTTAGGAGAGGGCTTAATCatagtgtgtgtgttagtCGTGCTTAAAGTCTCCGAGCTCCAATGCTATATTGCTCTTGCAGTTCTGCATTTCTATGTCTaacagaaaataaattaattgcgTTTGCCTATTGGTAATATCTAATGAATGCGTATGCTAGTTGTTTCAAGTTCTATAATTAGGTTTGTTTGTGTGGTTGGTTGCTTGGTTGTTTGTTGGTCGTGTGTGGAGACTGAGAACCGCAGAAAAAGAATAAAGGGCGAAGGGTCAAGCCAAGACAGACAACAATCTGGCCGATCGGGATCAGGACTCCCActttcactctctctctctctctcctaTAAAGCCTGCCTGTAATGTCTGCGTCCTGGAACACAAGAATTGCGAACGTCAGTGTCGGTTTTAAGAGCGCCACCACAAGAATGCAATGCAGATGAACGGATGGAGGAGATGACAATAGCCTCTGAGGTACGATCTGGGCGATAAGGAGGTGATAAGCGAAAGCAGAGAAAACCATATTGCGAGATGTGGGACGTGTGATGTTTGATGTACAGTGGTGGGATGCCCGGGAGGTGTGTGTGCTACTGAGAAGCGTATACTCTCTGCCTATGGGCCGGCATTGTGACCCTGCCCCGATGCCGAGGccgtggcagcagcagcagccgcaactgcagccagatccaaCAGTTGGAAGTGCTTTTGATCCGCAACCGCGGCCGCCAGGGACTCCAGAAGAGTGGCATGAACGGCTGCCGCCGTCGCCGCCGGTTGTTCGAGTTGTTCTAGGCCGGGCTGGAGCATCTCGGGCGAATGTTGTCGGGCCACCAGCTGGTCGGGGGAGTCTGGGATAATATCGTTCGTCGCCGGCAGCATAGTGTGTGTTTTAAAATGGGACACAAcaaaacgaacaaaaaaaaaataaaacaaaaaacataaacagaaacagaaacaaggGGGGAaaagagagaaagagaaaaagaCAAAGAAATTCACAAGTTACTTCGATTAGTTCAGTTGTAATCATTATAATAACATGATGGGAGGATTGGGACACAAATAGGACGACTGACCACCTACTCTAAGTAACTACCACGGACTATAAAAACTGTAAAAACTCTTTTCGATCTTCGATTAGAAcagaataatttattttttttacagaaCACAGAATACTTTTGGAGAAGGaacataaaacaaaaagtGAATGATTGCTTCAGGTCTTGGATCCCATTTCAGGCCTTTGTTTTCTGCAATAATacacagaaagaaaaaaaagagaggaaTTACAAGAGACCTGACCTTGTTAACATTACCGGGAAGAGAACCTACCGTAGACGCATCATAACTGTCGCGTTAACTGGTTTGTAAATAGACGCATGATTTACGGGTTTCCTAAAAACAGATGCATCTACAACAGAACGGAGGTCAAAAGAAGTCGAAAATGTGTCAGATCCTCGGATGCCAGAGAACTGAGATGCCTTGTCTACCTAATTTTAAAAGTCTTGTCTAATCGAGTTAACCAATATCAACTAAAACAGTATAGTTATTACCCTATAGCTTGTCCAAATTTCATCTAAAGCCAGCCTAATTCATTAAAAGTATAGGAAAATGTctaaaatctaaaatattttcGAGAAACCAAgtataaaataagaaatctGACcactatttatattttgttaaaaattccTTAGTTTGTTAGTGTTTCTAGTCCAGATTTGAATGGGAATCccttttgatatttaaattcaaGAGAAATATCTAACAGATAGACCCTAAAAACAAGAAGGAAGTCGGGGAACTGGGGTCTTATCTGCCGGAAATGCCTGAAACAAATGAGTTGTTGCGAGCGTGTGATGGTGGATGTGTACGGATGCTTACGTCTACATTACAACCTACGGTCTACATTCAGCACTTATTCAAAATGGGTAAAGTATTCTTGGCTATACAGAGCAGATTATTCAACTGACTTATTGCAAAAATGGATCCAACGTACCGGATTGCTGCGGTTGCTGGGCCGGAGTGTAAGCACGTTGGCCGCTTCCGTTCGACGTGGAACTGGCGATAGCTTGTTTAGCAGGAGGACGACGCTTGGCCAGTGGCATGTCGTCATCGGAATCACTTAACGTCAGATCAACCTGAAAGGGGTTCAGTAGGACATTGTAATATTGTTAGGCAAGGTATAAttcgtaaaaaaaataacatacaGTTTCACTGTTCGACGTTGAGGTTGGCTGATCATCCGGAATTCCAGCCAAGTCACTCTTTACCGGCTTGGCTTCATCTGTGATAAGTTCTTTAAcgaaaaataatgaaattaatGTATAAAAAGTAAGGAAAATCCATTTAATCAGTCTCACCTATGTCGTCCGAGATGACCTCTACTTTTTGAACAGACTTTGAAGGTGTGTCCAAGACCTGCGCTTCGCTCCGCAGTCCGGGCGTACTCCACGAGCCATCCTGGTGCAACTGAATCTCTGTGTCGTCGCTTTTGAGAAGCGAGGAGCCCAGCACTTCTTGGAAATATCTgcaaaagaaaaaggaaattAATGCACCTGCCGTGGCATGGAAATGGCATCCACTTACCCGTCTATGACCAGATTGTCATAAATGGCCGGCTTATCGCAGACGGGACAATTCCAGGTTGGCTTGCGCTCGTTCATTTGCAGGTAGAGACTGGCATCGAAGCACTGCAGGTGCGAACAAGTTGAAGCTCGACACGGCAGCAGCATTTTCATTTTGCCCAGCGGGCAGTTCAGGGATACTTTGAGCATTGTTGTGGCTATCTCGCAGTCGGCATCCTCAGTTAGCTTCTCCTTAACTGCAATGATTAATGATTAGATTATATTATTAGAAGTTCACTttttaatgcaaaaaaaaaaaaaaaacatacttaGTCCACGGGTATAGTCCGCCGGCTTGACACCCTTAGTCTTCATACGTTGTAGGAGCTGTGCGGAGGTGAGCTTCTTTACCAAATAGACGGCCAGGCAGTAGCTGCGGGTGTAATCCGGACACCACTGCACCATAATGGTGTTTGTGACCGTTGGCGACAACTTGACGTTGGAGGTCACGTTGACGGGACGCGGAGGACGCTTTGGCTCCACATTAGGCCGGTTTGTAGGAATGACATTCTACGGAGAAGGATGCAAGATGTGTTAGGCTGCCAGTCGAATGGAATCAGATACTTACAGGCAGCTGGCACAGCTTATTGTTGACCTTTACGTTGACATTCGGCGGAAAGCAGTCTTCCTGCTCGCACGAGGTCTCTACCAAGCAGAAACGCAGTTGCACCTGGATGGCGTGCTCTACTTTGGAACTATTGCGGATGTCACGATTGGAGGCTATCTCGGTGGCCTGTTGCGGCGTTAGTGTGAAATAAAAAGGCACCTCTTGGACACGCTGTGTGTTGCGAGGCACCAGCGTCGAAGGCTTTATCAGTGTGCCGAGCACATCGTAGAAGGCGAGCTTCTTCAGCCGCACGTCCGGATGGATGGGCAGCTGGCTGTTGATACTGTGCGCATGTAAAAATGGTGCACCGCCGACCACTGGTATCTGGGCACCCGGCACCTGACCGCCGGGGCCACCGCCTACCAGGCTGCCCACCACGGAATTGGGCTGCACGGCAGGCGGTAGCTGCATGTGCGAATACATTCTGGTTGGATCTAAGTACTGCAGGGTGGGGCTTTGTTCTTGCACGGATTGGGCGTAGACTTCCTGCACCTTCGGGGCGAGCAGTTCCAAGTTGGTGCGCAGAAACGAGAGGATGCGTGCCTGCAGATCGGTTTTTCGGCCAGCGAAGGAGATGTTCAGAAACGATAAGATTTTTTGCAGCTCTACCACTCGGAGCATCTGCACCATCTGCTCACATTCCTGCAACGAAATCCGGAAcaagaaaaattttttaaaaactttcatAGAAAACGAGGGAATTCGACCCAAGCGTtccaccacacacacacacacacacacacacacacacacacgcacacacacacatacggaCAAACGTTGAGACTGCAAATAGCGGATATTTTCGCACGTATGTACATGCGTGTATATACCCTTGGAGTAACTCCGGCGTGTTCGGAGGGCACCTTACGCTCTGAATTTTCAGATTTACGATATTTACAAGCCTTGATGTATTctggattattttatttcGGCCGTCGTCTGACCGTGTTGCTCGAAACTGACAGGTTTCAGTTTGTCGCATGCCATCAATTCGTTACCTGGCTGGTAGAACATGGCGTTCAAGGAAAGTGCTTCATTTTGACAGCCAACTTCGATTCAATTCGATCCTCCAAACGCCGTTGTGATAAATATTCGACGATTAACTAttaattgcttttattttgtggGAGACCCCTAGCTTAAGAACTGCACaaatgccttttttttttgtgtcacACAATTTTGTTTTGTCCGAAGAAATATGGCGGATAGCAGTGTTGTGCAGCGCTATCTTTGCTACTGGGTTGCCGTTCCTCCCGGGCGTCTGGACACTCTTACACTACTATTTTCTCACTGGTCACTCTGCTTATCAATTACCCAAATAATGGAAAATTGTTTTGGGCAACTAATGAATTAACGGAATGGGGGATACGCACCTTGTATTTGCTCGTATCAAAGGTGCTCAGTGCTGAGACCGCAGACGATGATGATTGCTGGCCGGCGATGTTGGAAGTTGCGGCATTTTCCGCCTGCGTGCGAGCCGTCTGCGAGCGGGTCTTTCGCATTACTGTTATTTTCTGTCTTCGGCGGAGTTACGCAGTCAGCAACGCTTGCACACACGAGAGCATTTGCCTGGGACGCGttccacacaaaaaaatataactattTCAGCgcgaataaaaatatttccgaATTCGTCACAAAATTTTACGCGGCGTCGCAAACAGTGCGACTAGGGTTGTCAAACAATCGATCACAGCATACCTCAAAAATGTGCTAACGCATTTCCCGAAAAAATACTAACgcgttttaaattaaaaaaacacccTAACGGGTAACCAGGAAAACAATTTTTGTCCGTTATTAGATTCCTAATTCGCTAggcatttatttaattgtacaAATATGGGTCTAACTATGCAATGCGGTATAAAAGGCGGCCCACGCTTTGCGTCGGCCTAAAAGAAGTCCATGTCCCCGCAGTTGACGTCCAGAAAGTCATCATCGTAGCTGACCAGATCCGGGAAACCTGCTTCCTGtgtcgctgccgctgccttCGATGTTGAAGGCAGATCGGCACTATCGACGAGGTTAATGTTGATCTCGTGGGCCTTGTACCCTGGACTGTCCTGTTCCTGTCCAGCTCCAACAGGGGACGGCGGCGGGTTGGAAACTATACGAAGAGAGTTTATTAGTTTAAGGATTTTTGCTTTGTTCGGTATGTCTTACGGCTTCCCGGCTGGCTTTCGGCACGTAGTTCGCCGCTCTGCATGTACAGATCCTTTCGCTGACTTAGGGCCGGAAGTTCCGTGCTTTGCTCGCTCAGGCACTTCTTCAGTTCTTCTACTTTGCGATCCCGCATCAATGTCTCAATCTGCTTTCGCGATTTGAGCACATTCTGTCGGTCTTCACTAAAAATAGACTTTTGCTGCTCCTGGGTTatcttgttgttgtgtttgagAAGGAACAGGAATACACCACCCGGTGTACGTCTCCGATTTCCATTCTACCAAAGTTAATACGATGAGATttagtctttttttttacatcgCGAAGAAATACTTACTTTGATCATCATGCCACCATCGGCTTCGATGCGCTGGGTTTCCTTGTATAGTTCTAGCGGCAAATCCATGCCAAGCACCTCCACAGCTCGAACTAGTCATACAAAAGTTAATAAACTTTGATAAGTTTGTCATTTAAAAAGCTTACCCAACAGTTCGTCTTTTTCTTCATACAGTTTGCTGGCCATCTCCGTCGCTACGTCCGACGGATCGCGTCCAGTCACATCTTTTAGATCCAGTATGTGTCTAGGCTCGCAGGAATCAGAAGAGCCGCTGGCTGAGGAAGTTCCTCGCCGCGAACGATGGCCCAGCCGACTCTTTACCGATCCACGGGCCGAGTACTCATCTGTGGGGCGACTGGAGAGCCGGCCCCGTTTGTGGGCAGGGTGTGACGAGTCTCCCCCATCATCTGAAGAGTTTGAAAGGCGACGTTTCATTGTATGTTCTCCGTTAAGCCGGTATCGTAGTGAAAAGTCGTAGTTCTCTACGTTTCTGTCTCTGCCCGTTCGGGTAACGTCACATCCTCTCATGTTTTCACTAAGTGCTTCCTCCTGCAAAGCGGCGGTCCAGACGTTGTATTTCCTGAAGCGTGCTCGGTTGGGTTGCATTTCGGCATCT
Coding sequences:
- the LOC6495796 gene encoding uncharacterized protein LOC6495796 isoform X3; its protein translation is MGSRIKTDVKKLFEFWCEVSPTPGLERGTNNRGGGPAAPAGVILESFPEGFRDKEVLTGIPSFAYPCDLSFTEVLKYSFVHTTGDSKWRFGFCIHVPKTKTAMVLITYLPWHDTFLQLLQVLSDLKRSNPSEFRAFLSEAYNQGVPESGGSLKVFYNGGQNQFEFVRPQQFQLPNILKNNNLNMYYSFVKPKEMIEVFAAMLAERRIVFTSRHLDRLSACIQAANAFLYPMVWQHIFIPVLPWEFKDYLGAPMPYLIGVPKPVLEAVSPEELGEVVILNCDNEILESPFDDVHSLPSEIVSQMKKQLNNKQDHQGDGVSKIFLNALVQLIGGYRDAVEYHETSKTFNPKKFIESRPAHLRPFLAKMMELQIFAQFIDDRLKMLNSGLGFSDEFELETVRYAEKKKRGRNYALMKSLKDKVKEGSRGMKTAYKGLKTKLRENGNQFGGTHFHFGLGSPNHSDRPDGGYVRGGKAIGATHHSAPSSPVMSKRLDGLGSGVSTNGSTSSGGRDSREFQRRGPVPLAMSSSSSHIQPNGYAYGSVAGASYGHHLSASSAVSSASSLCSSSEMNLSQELQNHPLFKTPAVDRSLKPSSEHRRGGAPPARPPPPQAAPASYYNHPYSPNASHPNVETKPPRHTSTPTRPRQALPTADSNSFDSPPDMQSPPIPPRKQCSSNAVVAATAAAISAEISKLERNCWQDETTGNGSVRHSNASSSSAMSSSSSGASFVTAASTFSHLNVSDPPVPTPRTKREQHQHQQQQQQQALEDSMNDLISLDDSTNTSFDLEDFDPLNQNARPLPPLGKAFGKKSSTLPAGVNSSMVTTGTAGGGGGLNPLYPYFAPKHMATVAAVTGRPPPLPAMAPPQIQIQRNTIAGKPDDDFELLRKYGLDQFTLNASATEKQQHLTTGKGMTNWTTFD
- the LOC6495796 gene encoding uncharacterized protein LOC6495796 isoform X7, producing the protein MKTAYKGLKTKLRENGNQFGGTHFHFGLGSPNHSDRPDGGYVRGGKAIGATHHSAPSSPVMSKRLDGLGSGVSTNGSTSSGGRDSREFQRRGPVPLAMSSSSSHIQPNGYAYGSVAGASYGHHLSASSAVSSASSLCSSSEMNLSQELQNHPLFKTPAVDRSLKPSSEHRRGGAPPARPPPPQAAPASYYNHPYSPNASHPNVETKPPRHTSTPTRPRQALPTADSNSFDSPPDMQSPPIPPRKQCSSNAVVAATAAAISAEISKLERNCWQDETTGNGSVRHSNASSSSAMSSSSSGASFVTAASTFSHLNVSDPPVPTPRTKREQHQHQQQQQQQALEDSMNDLISLDDSTNTSFDLEDFDPLNQNARPLPPLGKAFGKKSSTLPAGVNSSMVTTGTAGGGGGLNPLYPYFAPKHMATVAAVTGRPPPLPAMAPPQIQIQRNTIAGKPDDDFELLRKYGLDQFTLNASATEKQQHLTTGKGMTNWTTFD